The following are encoded together in the Natator depressus isolate rNatDep1 chromosome 10, rNatDep2.hap1, whole genome shotgun sequence genome:
- the RPS27L gene encoding ribosomal protein eS27-like → MPLDRDIAHPSLEEEKRKHKKKRLVQSPNSYFMDVKCPGCYKITTVFSHAQTVVLCVGCSTVLCQPTGGKARLTEGCSFRRKQH, encoded by the exons ATGCCT TTGGATAGAGACATAGCACATCCATCTctagaggaggagaagagaaagcaCAAAAAGAAACGTCTGGTGCAGAGTCCAAATTCCTACTTTATGGATGTAAAGTGTCCAG GATGCTACAAGATCACCACAGTGTTCAGCCATGCTCAGACAGTGGTTCTGTGCGTTGGGTGCTCAACTGTGTTGTGCCAGCCTACTGGAGGAAAGGCCAGGCTTACAGAAG GTTGCTCATTTAGAAGAAAGCAACATTGA